The genomic DNA CTTTTAGAAAATGCCCTGGTGAACAGGAAGAGACAGGCTTCGGGAAAGAATCCCGCCAATTCACTCTGGCTCTGGGGACAGGGAATGAGTCTGGAGCTTGACTCTGTTGAAAAAAGGTATGGACTGACAGGCGGAGTGATCAGCGCCGTTGACCTGATAAAAGGCATCGGTATCTCCGCCGGATTGAAATCGGTATTTGTTCCCGGGGCGACCGGGTACATCGACACCAATTACCGGGGCAAAGCGGAAGCGGCGCTCAATTCATTAAAAACCATGGATTTCATGTATGTCCATGTGGAAGCGCCCGATGAGGCGGGGCATATCGGCAATACGGAGATCAAACTGAGAGCGGTCGAGGATTTCGACCGTGAGGTGGTCGGGCCGGTTCTCAAGGAGGTCAGGGACAGATATGATCTCTCGGTGCTGGTGACCTGCGACCACTTTACTCCGTTAGAAAAACGCACCCATACCCGCGAGCCGGTTCCCTTTGCCTGGTATGGCCCGAAAGTCCGGCGTGACAGCATGGAGGTTTTTTCCGAAAACGAAGCTCTCAGGGGTGCGGTGAAAGATTTAAAAGGCCATGAACTCTTGAATAAGTTTATCGGAGATTTTATCGCTTTATGAGACCGCTTATTGTGCAGAAATTCGGCGGAAGTTCGGTCGCCGATGCCGAAAAGATAAAGAAGGTCGCTTCACGGGTGATAGCGAAGAAGGACCTTGGCTTCGATGTAGTTGTGGTCGTTTCCGCCATGGGCGACACCACGGATCACCTG from Candidatus Latescibacter sp. includes the following:
- a CDS encoding cofactor-independent phosphoglycerate mutase; amino-acid sequence: MKFLVLVGDGMGDYPRADLGGKTVLEAAFIPNMDWIAKYGRGGLAQTIPPRMHSGSDVANMELMGFDTMEQFTGRAVFEALSMGRTLRKNDVAFRANLVTLENSRMKDYAAGHITTQESAELMKMIDEALGTETVRFYPGVSYRNLMIWSGGTDGMITYPPHDIIGQEYGPYLPKGEGSVDILSVMERSKPLLENALVNRKRQASGKNPANSLWLWGQGMSLELDSVEKRYGLTGGVISAVDLIKGIGISAGLKSVFVPGATGYIDTNYRGKAEAALNSLKTMDFMYVHVEAPDEAGHIGNTEIKLRAVEDFDREVVGPVLKEVRDRYDLSVLVTCDHFTPLEKRTHTREPVPFAWYGPKVRRDSMEVFSENEALRGAVKDLKGHELLNKFIGDFIAL